One segment of Variovorax sp. PAMC28562 DNA contains the following:
- a CDS encoding acyl-CoA thioesterase produces MSERPQPPVIARPQPQSRSAYRTFRTIPTRWADNDMYGHVNNVVYYGWFDTVVNAELIERGVLDIHAGQIIGFVVETQCNYFAPLAFPQTVEAGLRVAQAGSSSVRYEIALFARGAEMAAAQGHLVHVYVDRSTQRPVPLPQGLRHVADELRAQ; encoded by the coding sequence ATGAGCGAACGTCCACAGCCTCCTGTCATTGCCCGTCCCCAACCTCAGAGTCGCAGCGCCTACCGCACTTTCAGGACCATCCCCACGCGTTGGGCCGACAACGACATGTACGGCCACGTGAACAACGTCGTGTACTACGGCTGGTTCGACACGGTGGTCAATGCGGAACTCATCGAGCGCGGCGTACTGGACATTCACGCGGGCCAGATCATCGGCTTCGTTGTCGAGACGCAATGCAACTACTTCGCGCCGCTGGCGTTTCCGCAAACGGTGGAAGCTGGCCTGCGTGTCGCTCAGGCCGGCAGTTCCAGTGTTCGATACGAAATCGCGCTGTTCGCCCGGGGCGCCGAGATGGCTGCAGCACAAGGGCACCTCGTTCATGTGTATGTTGACCGCTCGACACAGAGGCCGGTACCGTTGCCCCAGGGGTTGCGGCACGTTGCCGACGAACTCCGAGCACAATAA
- a CDS encoding phasin family protein, producing the protein MALNADQLIASQKASLETLFGLTTKAFEGVEKLVELNVTASKAALTEAAGTAKAVMGVKDAQELLALQASLFQPLAEKTAAYSRHLYDIAQGTSAEFTKAFEAKAAETQATIVGMVDSASKNAPAGSETAVAMMKSAVAAANNAFESVQKAVKQASDVAEANFTAVSTQAVNAAKTATAKTKR; encoded by the coding sequence ATGGCCCTCAACGCTGACCAACTCATCGCTTCGCAAAAAGCTTCGCTCGAAACCCTGTTCGGCCTGACCACCAAGGCATTCGAAGGCGTCGAGAAGCTGGTCGAACTGAACGTGACCGCCTCCAAGGCAGCACTGACCGAAGCTGCTGGCACCGCCAAAGCCGTGATGGGCGTCAAGGACGCACAAGAACTTTTGGCTCTCCAAGCCAGCCTGTTCCAGCCGCTCGCCGAAAAGACCGCTGCCTACAGCCGTCACCTGTACGACATCGCACAAGGCACCAGCGCCGAGTTCACCAAGGCATTCGAAGCCAAGGCCGCCGAAACGCAAGCCACCATCGTCGGCATGGTCGACAGCGCTTCGAAGAACGCACCTGCAGGCTCTGAAACCGCCGTCGCCATGATGAAGAGCGCCGTGGCTGCCGCCAACAACGCATTCGAATCGGTGCAGAAGGCTGTCAAGCAAGCTTCCGACGTTGCCGAAGCCAACTTCACCGCCGTGTCGACGCAAGCCGTCAACGCTGCCAAGACCGCTACCGCCAAGACCAAGCGTTAA
- a CDS encoding CsbD family protein has translation MNKDTVEGNWKQLKGKLKEQWGKLTDDDFDVIAGKRDQLLGRIQERHGISRDEAEKQVKDWEGRDGRTPDALWFEKV, from the coding sequence ATGAACAAAGACACCGTTGAGGGCAACTGGAAACAGCTCAAGGGCAAGCTCAAGGAGCAGTGGGGCAAGCTGACCGACGACGATTTCGACGTCATCGCCGGCAAGCGCGACCAGCTGCTCGGACGCATCCAGGAGCGCCACGGCATCAGCCGTGACGAGGCCGAAAAGCAGGTCAAGGATTGGGAGGGCCGCGATGGCCGTACGCCTGACGCACTCTGGTTCGAAAAAGTCTGA
- a CDS encoding YihY/virulence factor BrkB family protein, which produces MTPRPLRQAARHAAPLLRHPVRFIWDALKAFRANQGLLLAGAVAYYALLSIVPLLIVSVIALSHFIDQRELLMTIGRYLEWLLPGQSKAVVQELSNFLDHRDVLGPVLLVTMIFFSSLAFTVLEAAMTVIFHHRKSTHRRHALLSVVMPYVYILCLCVGLLLVTVVSGALQLIGQSSVDLFGRSWSLSGVSGVLLYLLGLGGEIFMLTSLYLVMPVGRLSLHHALLGGITAALLWEVTRRILVWYFSSLSQVNVVYGSLTTAIVVLLSLEIAATLVLFGAQVISQYERLERTGSTEPIEGRIGVADDA; this is translated from the coding sequence ATGACACCCCGCCCCCTTCGACAAGCCGCACGTCATGCGGCGCCGCTGCTGCGCCATCCGGTCCGTTTCATCTGGGACGCGCTCAAGGCTTTTCGCGCCAACCAGGGTTTGCTGCTCGCGGGCGCGGTCGCCTATTACGCGCTGCTGTCGATCGTCCCTCTACTGATCGTCAGCGTCATCGCGCTGTCGCATTTCATAGATCAGCGCGAGTTGCTCATGACGATCGGCCGCTATCTCGAATGGCTGCTGCCGGGCCAGTCGAAGGCCGTCGTGCAGGAGCTGTCGAATTTTCTCGACCATCGCGACGTGCTCGGGCCGGTGCTGCTGGTGACGATGATCTTCTTCAGCTCGCTGGCCTTCACTGTGCTCGAAGCGGCGATGACAGTGATCTTTCATCACCGCAAGTCGACTCATCGGCGCCATGCGCTGTTGTCGGTGGTCATGCCCTACGTCTACATCCTGTGCCTGTGCGTCGGGCTGCTGCTGGTCACGGTGGTGTCGGGCGCGCTGCAGCTCATCGGGCAATCGAGCGTCGACCTGTTCGGGCGCAGCTGGTCGCTCTCAGGTGTGTCGGGCGTGCTGCTTTACTTGCTTGGCCTCGGCGGCGAGATCTTCATGCTGACCTCGCTCTACCTGGTGATGCCGGTCGGGCGGCTGTCGCTGCACCACGCGCTGCTGGGCGGCATTACTGCGGCATTGTTGTGGGAAGTCACGCGACGCATCCTGGTCTGGTATTTCTCGTCGCTGTCGCAAGTCAATGTCGTATACGGCTCGCTGACGACGGCCATCGTGGTGCTTCTGAGCCTGGAAATCGCCGCGACGCTGGTGCTCTTCGGCGCCCAGGTCATCTCGCAATATGAACGGCTGGAGCGCACCGGGAGCACCGAGCCGATCGAAGGCCGCATCGGCGTTGCAGACGACGCTTGA
- the pncB gene encoding nicotinate phosphoribosyltransferase yields the protein MIIQSLLDTDLYKFTMMQVVLHHFPGAQVEYRFKCRNPGVDLARFADEIRDEVRSLCSLQFLDAELGYLRSMRFIKSDFVDFLGLFKLNEKYIDIVPQPSGELEISIKGPWLHTILFEVPVLAIVNEVYFRNTQPQADVDEGRRRLENKISQLQADGLEDLKIADYGTRRRFSKEWHEEILRTLSAQLGPVLVPSRATPKPPQFAGTSNVLFAMKLGLIPLGTMAHEYLQACQALGPRLRDSQVFGFEMWGREYRGDLGIALSDVYGMSAFLRDFDLLFCKLFDGSRHDSGDPFQWGERMLAHYTANRVDPRTKTLIFSDGLTVPRTIELYQQFRGRCLLAFGIGTNLTNDLGYEPLQIVIKMIRCNDQPVAKLSDTPSKNMCEDEKYLAYLRQVFEIEQPA from the coding sequence ATGATCATTCAAAGCCTGCTGGACACCGACCTCTACAAGTTCACGATGATGCAAGTCGTGCTGCACCACTTTCCTGGGGCGCAGGTCGAATACCGATTCAAGTGCCGCAACCCGGGCGTCGATCTGGCTCGCTTTGCCGACGAGATTCGCGACGAAGTGCGTTCCCTATGCTCCCTGCAGTTTCTCGACGCTGAACTCGGATACCTGCGTTCGATGCGTTTCATCAAGAGCGACTTCGTCGACTTCCTCGGGCTCTTCAAGCTCAACGAGAAGTACATCGACATCGTCCCGCAACCCTCGGGCGAACTCGAGATCAGCATCAAAGGACCGTGGCTGCACACCATCCTGTTCGAGGTCCCGGTGCTGGCCATCGTCAACGAGGTCTACTTTCGCAACACCCAGCCGCAGGCCGATGTTGACGAGGGGCGGCGCCGGCTCGAGAACAAGATCTCGCAGTTGCAGGCAGACGGTCTCGAAGACCTGAAGATCGCCGACTACGGCACGCGTCGCCGCTTCTCCAAGGAATGGCACGAAGAGATACTGCGGACCCTCAGTGCCCAATTGGGGCCGGTGCTGGTGCCGTCCAGAGCCACCCCCAAGCCGCCGCAATTCGCCGGCACCAGCAATGTCCTCTTCGCGATGAAGCTCGGTCTGATCCCGCTCGGGACCATGGCGCACGAGTATCTGCAGGCGTGTCAGGCGCTCGGCCCACGGTTGCGCGACAGCCAGGTCTTCGGCTTCGAAATGTGGGGGCGCGAATACCGCGGCGACCTCGGCATCGCACTGTCCGATGTGTATGGCATGAGCGCTTTCCTGCGCGACTTCGACTTGTTGTTCTGCAAGCTCTTCGACGGCTCGCGGCACGACAGCGGCGACCCTTTCCAGTGGGGCGAACGCATGCTGGCGCACTACACGGCCAACCGTGTCGACCCGCGTACCAAGACGCTCATCTTCAGTGACGGACTCACGGTGCCGCGCACCATTGAGCTGTACCAGCAGTTTCGCGGGCGGTGCCTGCTCGCCTTCGGCATCGGCACCAACCTGACAAACGACCTCGGCTACGAGCCGCTGCAGATCGTGATCAAGATGATCCGCTGCAACGACCAGCCAGTCGCGAAGCTGTCGGACACGCCATCCAAGAACATGTGCGAAGACGAAAAATATCTGGCCTACCTGCGCCAGGTGTTTGAGATCGAGCAGCCCGCATGA
- a CDS encoding sodium:proton antiporter, with the protein MDGATLSVMWALPFAGLLLSIALLPLIAPHFWHGHYGKVALGWALSFLLPLMTVFGSSSAAHELVHALLAEYVPFILLLVALFTVSGGIHISGNLHGDPVTNTTILAIGGLLASVMGTTGASMLLIRPLIRANDNRVHKVHTVVFFIFIVSNIGGSLTPLGDPPLFLGFLKGVDFFWTARNILPETLLLVAALLAIFYLLDRHWYRKEGVLPQDPTPDTRRIGIDGGVNFILLAGVIGLVLMSGLWKSDMVFDVYGTSVGLPGLVRDVGLVVLTLISLKLTAAPVHAANQFEWEPMREVAKLFAGIFVTIAPVITMLKAGAAGPFAAVVAAVTLPGGEPNPPMYFWATGLLSAFLDNAPTYLVFFNTAGGDADVLMTARASTLAAISAGAVFMGAVSYIGNAPNLMVKAIAESRGVRMPGFFGYIAWSCTILLPLFVVCTFLFFR; encoded by the coding sequence ATGGACGGCGCCACGCTGTCCGTGATGTGGGCGCTGCCCTTTGCCGGGTTGCTGCTGTCTATCGCACTGCTGCCACTCATTGCGCCGCACTTCTGGCACGGGCATTACGGCAAGGTGGCGTTGGGTTGGGCGCTTTCGTTTCTGTTGCCGTTGATGACCGTGTTCGGCTCCTCGTCCGCGGCGCATGAGCTTGTGCATGCATTGCTCGCTGAGTACGTTCCGTTCATCTTGTTGCTGGTCGCGCTGTTCACGGTATCGGGTGGCATTCATATCAGCGGCAATCTGCACGGCGACCCGGTGACCAATACGACCATCCTTGCCATCGGCGGGCTGCTGGCGAGCGTCATGGGCACCACCGGCGCCTCGATGTTGTTGATACGTCCGCTGATCCGCGCCAACGACAACCGGGTGCACAAGGTGCATACGGTCGTGTTCTTTATCTTCATCGTGTCGAACATCGGTGGCTCGCTGACGCCGCTGGGCGATCCGCCGCTGTTCCTCGGCTTTTTGAAAGGCGTGGATTTCTTCTGGACTGCGCGCAACATCCTGCCCGAGACACTGCTGCTGGTCGCCGCGTTGCTCGCCATCTTCTATCTACTCGACCGCCATTGGTACCGCAAAGAAGGCGTGCTGCCGCAAGACCCGACGCCCGATACCAGGCGCATCGGCATCGACGGTGGCGTCAACTTCATCTTGCTGGCCGGCGTGATCGGGCTGGTGTTGATGAGCGGCCTGTGGAAGTCGGACATGGTGTTCGATGTGTATGGCACATCGGTCGGGCTGCCGGGACTGGTGCGCGATGTCGGCCTGGTGGTGCTGACGCTGATTTCTCTCAAGCTCACCGCCGCCCCGGTTCACGCCGCCAACCAGTTCGAGTGGGAGCCGATGCGCGAAGTGGCCAAGCTCTTCGCCGGCATCTTCGTGACCATCGCGCCGGTCATCACGATGCTCAAGGCAGGGGCGGCTGGGCCGTTCGCCGCGGTGGTCGCAGCCGTCACGCTGCCCGGTGGTGAACCGAACCCGCCGATGTATTTCTGGGCCACCGGATTGCTGAGCGCGTTTCTTGACAACGCACCCACCTACCTTGTCTTTTTCAACACCGCCGGCGGCGACGCGGATGTTCTGATGACCGCACGTGCATCGACCCTGGCCGCCATCTCGGCCGGCGCGGTGTTCATGGGGGCGGTCAGCTACATCGGGAATGCACCGAACCTGATGGTCAAGGCCATTGCCGAGAGCCGGGGCGTGCGCATGCCGGGCTTCTTCGGCTACATCGCCTGGTCGTGCACCATCTTGCTGCCGCTTTTTGTCGTCTGCACGTTCCTGTTTTTTCGCTGA
- a CDS encoding 2-hydroxyacid dehydrogenase, producing MSKPKILIARAIFPETIERLSQHFDVESNQADDVWSKARLIDKLKGKAGVFTTGSERIDGELLDACPELKICANMAVGYNNFDIDAMVSRGVTGTNAPDVLTETTADFGFALLMATARRIAESEHYLRAGKWNKWAYDMFSGSDIHGATLGIIGMGRIGQGIAKRGAHGFGMKVIYHNRSRLDAALEAECKASYVSKEELLRTADHVVLVVPYTPASHHTIGAAELALMKPTATLVNIARGGIVDDAALAAALRDKRIAAAGLDVFEGEPKVHPDLLTVPNVVLTPHIASATVPTRRAMAELAADNLIAFFEGKGPVTPVTPLAQAGT from the coding sequence ATGAGCAAACCAAAAATCCTGATCGCGCGAGCCATCTTTCCCGAGACCATCGAGCGCCTGTCGCAGCACTTCGACGTCGAATCCAACCAGGCCGACGACGTGTGGTCTAAAGCCCGGCTTATCGACAAACTCAAGGGCAAAGCCGGCGTGTTCACCACCGGCAGCGAGCGCATCGATGGCGAGTTGCTCGACGCTTGCCCCGAGCTGAAGATCTGCGCCAACATGGCCGTCGGTTACAACAACTTCGATATCGATGCCATGGTCTCTCGCGGCGTCACGGGCACCAATGCACCCGACGTGCTGACCGAGACGACAGCCGACTTCGGCTTCGCGTTGCTCATGGCCACGGCGCGCCGCATCGCCGAGAGCGAGCACTACTTGCGCGCGGGGAAGTGGAACAAGTGGGCGTACGACATGTTCTCCGGCTCCGACATCCACGGCGCAACGCTTGGCATCATCGGCATGGGACGCATCGGACAGGGCATCGCCAAACGCGGCGCGCATGGATTCGGCATGAAGGTGATTTATCACAACCGTTCGCGGCTCGATGCTGCACTCGAAGCCGAGTGCAAGGCCAGCTATGTGAGCAAGGAAGAATTGCTAAGGACCGCCGATCACGTGGTGCTGGTGGTGCCCTACACACCAGCGTCGCACCACACCATCGGCGCCGCTGAACTTGCGTTGATGAAGCCGACCGCGACGCTGGTCAACATCGCGCGCGGCGGCATCGTCGACGATGCGGCGCTGGCCGCTGCATTGCGCGACAAGCGCATCGCCGCGGCGGGCCTCGACGTGTTCGAAGGCGAGCCCAAAGTGCATCCCGATTTGCTCACTGTGCCGAATGTCGTGCTGACTCCGCACATCGCCAGCGCGACGGTACCGACGCGGCGTGCCATGGCCGAATTGGCAGCGGACAACCTGATCGCATTCTTCGAGGGCAAGGGGCCGGTGACGCCGGTCACACCCCTGGCCCAGGCAGGAACATAA
- the dnaG gene encoding DNA primase, translated as MTIPASFIQELIARADVVEIVGRYVQLKKAGANFMGLCPFHGEKSPSFSVSPTKQFYHCFGCGVHGNAIGFLMEHAGMGFVEAVHDLAGQYGLQVPEDDASPEERARAAGQRQKQATLFDVLEKAGEAYRKHLRNAPGAIDYLKRRGVSGEVAKQFGIGYAPAGWRALASVFPNYDDPLLAESGLVIVSEDTQGVNGAQASEGEARRYDRFRDRVMFPIRNVKGECIGFGGRVLGDEKPKYLNSPETPVFSKGRELYGLYEARAAFRERGFALVTEGYMDVVALAQLGFPNAVATLGTACTPEHVQKLFRFTESVVFSFDGDAAGRRAARKALDAALPYANDVRSMKFLFLPTEHDPDSFIREFGADAFARFIDDATPLSRFMLEAAREGCDLATAEGRAHMTSNVRPLWGALPDGAFKRQLLGDIAGMVQMGVEALNELWGSTAAPRNAPSSASVPTSRYRNDGDRTVSDGRYGGKPSQSRPPSRGRVLPLTRPDLAVRLLLSNMTEWEGLSHEQHAMLCDLPGEHGRLFAWLDSQLHEHGAQPWAALREGLREQPFDGLATRLMTAPDGGPIGDPEGDQAADAARELRSVLDFMLDDRLKAQQSEAIAAVGTDPQALERYKALESRRLTLRARLKSNTDTA; from the coding sequence ATGACCATCCCCGCCTCTTTCATCCAGGAACTCATCGCACGGGCGGACGTGGTGGAGATCGTCGGACGCTATGTGCAGTTGAAGAAGGCCGGCGCCAATTTCATGGGGCTGTGTCCGTTCCACGGCGAGAAATCACCCTCGTTTTCGGTGAGCCCGACCAAGCAGTTCTATCACTGCTTCGGCTGCGGAGTGCATGGCAACGCGATCGGTTTTCTGATGGAACACGCGGGCATGGGCTTCGTTGAAGCGGTGCACGATCTGGCCGGTCAATACGGCCTGCAGGTGCCTGAAGACGATGCCTCGCCGGAGGAGCGCGCCCGCGCCGCCGGGCAGCGCCAAAAGCAGGCGACTTTGTTCGACGTGCTCGAAAAAGCCGGCGAGGCCTACCGCAAGCATTTGCGCAATGCACCGGGCGCCATCGACTACCTGAAGCGCCGCGGCGTCTCTGGCGAGGTCGCTAAACAGTTCGGCATCGGCTATGCGCCGGCCGGCTGGCGCGCGCTGGCCAGCGTCTTCCCCAACTACGACGATCCGTTGCTCGCAGAAAGCGGGTTGGTCATCGTCAGCGAAGACACGCAAGGCGTGAACGGGGCGCAGGCCAGCGAAGGCGAAGCGCGACGTTACGACCGCTTTCGCGACCGCGTGATGTTCCCGATTCGCAACGTCAAAGGCGAGTGCATTGGCTTCGGCGGACGCGTGCTCGGCGACGAAAAACCCAAATACCTCAACTCGCCCGAGACGCCGGTATTCAGCAAAGGCCGCGAGCTCTACGGCTTGTACGAAGCACGTGCAGCCTTCCGGGAGCGCGGCTTCGCGCTGGTGACCGAGGGCTACATGGACGTGGTTGCGCTGGCGCAATTGGGCTTTCCGAACGCCGTCGCCACGCTCGGTACGGCCTGCACGCCGGAGCATGTGCAAAAGCTTTTTCGCTTTACCGAATCGGTCGTGTTCAGCTTCGACGGCGACGCGGCCGGCCGGCGCGCAGCGCGCAAGGCGCTCGACGCTGCGCTGCCATATGCGAACGATGTCAGGAGCATGAAGTTCCTCTTCTTGCCGACCGAGCACGACCCCGACAGCTTCATTCGCGAGTTCGGCGCCGACGCTTTTGCTCGCTTCATCGACGACGCGACACCCTTGTCGCGCTTCATGCTCGAAGCCGCGCGCGAAGGTTGCGACCTGGCAACCGCCGAAGGGCGCGCTCACATGACCAGCAACGTGCGACCGCTGTGGGGCGCCCTGCCCGACGGCGCCTTCAAGCGCCAGTTGCTGGGCGACATTGCAGGCATGGTTCAGATGGGCGTCGAGGCGCTGAACGAACTTTGGGGTTCGACGGCAGCGCCTCGAAATGCGCCGTCATCCGCGTCTGTGCCGACCAGTCGTTACAGAAACGACGGTGACCGAACCGTATCCGATGGTCGGTATGGCGGCAAGCCATCGCAAAGTCGGCCGCCGAGCCGCGGGCGCGTGCTGCCGCTCACCCGCCCCGACCTGGCGGTGCGGCTGCTGCTTTCGAACATGACCGAATGGGAAGGCCTCTCGCACGAACAGCACGCCATGCTGTGCGACCTGCCCGGTGAGCACGGCCGTTTGTTCGCCTGGCTCGACAGCCAACTGCACGAGCACGGAGCTCAGCCGTGGGCGGCGTTGCGCGAAGGCCTGCGCGAGCAGCCGTTCGACGGGCTGGCGACGCGGCTCATGACAGCCCCCGACGGCGGCCCGATCGGCGATCCCGAGGGAGACCAGGCGGCCGATGCAGCGCGCGAACTGCGCAGCGTGCTCGACTTCATGCTGGACGATCGGCTCAAAGCGCAGCAGAGCGAGGCGATCGCGGCGGTCGGCACCGACCCGCAGGCGCTGGAGCGCTACAAAGCGCTCGAATCGCGCCGGCTGACGCTGCGCGCTCGCCTTAAAAGCAACACAGACACTGCTTGA
- a CDS encoding 3-hydroxyacyl-CoA dehydrogenase, producing the protein MQIEGKVFIVTGGASGLGEGTARMLAANGAKVVIADMQDKGEAVAQDIGGVFVKCDVSQEADGQAAVAAALKLGKLFGLVNCAGIAPAEKTVGKNGAHALAVFSKTVTVNLIGSFNMIRLAAEAMAKNEPESTGERGVLISTASVAAYDGQMGQAAYAASKGGVVGMTLPIARDLARNGIRNMTIAPGIFGTPMLFGMPQDLQDALAASVPFPSRLGTPEDYARLAKHIIENDMLNGEVIRLDGAIRLPPQ; encoded by the coding sequence ATGCAGATCGAAGGCAAGGTTTTCATCGTCACCGGCGGCGCGTCGGGGTTGGGCGAGGGCACGGCACGGATGCTGGCCGCCAACGGTGCCAAGGTCGTGATCGCCGACATGCAGGACAAGGGCGAAGCGGTCGCACAAGACATCGGCGGCGTGTTCGTCAAGTGCGACGTAAGTCAGGAAGCCGACGGGCAAGCCGCCGTCGCTGCCGCGCTCAAGCTGGGCAAGCTTTTCGGCCTCGTCAACTGTGCCGGCATCGCGCCGGCCGAAAAAACGGTGGGCAAGAACGGCGCGCACGCGCTGGCTGTTTTCAGCAAAACGGTGACGGTGAACCTCATCGGCAGCTTCAACATGATCCGCCTCGCGGCCGAAGCCATGGCCAAGAACGAGCCCGAGTCGACCGGCGAGCGCGGCGTGTTGATCTCGACGGCTTCCGTGGCGGCCTACGATGGGCAAATGGGCCAGGCCGCCTACGCTGCGTCGAAGGGCGGCGTGGTCGGCATGACACTCCCGATCGCGCGCGATCTTGCGCGCAACGGCATCCGCAACATGACGATCGCTCCCGGCATCTTCGGCACCCCGATGCTGTTCGGCATGCCGCAAGACCTGCAAGACGCGCTGGCCGCCAGCGTGCCGTTTCCGTCGCGCCTCGGCACGCCGGAGGACTACGCCAGGCTCGCGAAGCACATCATCGAAAACGACATGCTCAACGGCGAAGTGATTCGCCTCGACGGGGCGATCCGGCTTCCGCCGCAATAA
- the rpoD gene encoding RNA polymerase sigma factor RpoD has product MPSSKKPAVSASHPAAKKPLKATIAPSSAKVTKAGAAASKPAAATKVKTVPTTKSNPSADLKKPAATAVAATPAAPAPKKVGRPPKAAAASGAAAPAATGAKRGRKPKAGNEAPTSDVDLSDIEDDLAGEPVVTSTEEKVKPLRMKISKAKERALMKEFGLDETVLSEEDLAKRRSRLKTLITLGKTRGYLTHGEISDHLPDKLVDAETMEVVVTMLNDMGVAVYEQTPDAETLLLNNTAPTAATVEEAEEEAEAALSTVDSEFGRTTDPVRMYMREMGTVELLTREGEIEIAKRIEGGLMAMMEAISASPATIAEILRLANEIRAGVGKAVITTFVDGFSNPNEADDYVAEEDFDEFDAEDDDDGKGGSKALTKKLEELKRDALERFDRMATMFEKIHKIYEKEGYGTPSYVKAQAALSEELMTIRFTAKTIEKLCDMVRSQVDDVRKKERELRRIIVDKCGFPQDDFIRDFSGYDKNGNRVASHLLNQKWVEKHAASGKAWSVVLARNIPPVQELQQKLADIQARVVVPLPELKDINKRMNEGEYSSRAAKKEMIEANLRLVISIAKKYTNRGLQFLDLIQEGNIGLMKAVDKFEYRRGYKFSTYATWWIRQAITRSIADQARTIRIPVHMIETINKMNRISRQHLQEFGFEPDASILAAKMEIPEDKIRKIMKIAKEPISMETPIGDDDDSHLGDFIEDSSNTAPIEAAMQAGLRDVVKDILDSLTPREAKVLRMRFGIEMSTDHTLEEVGKQFDVTRERIRQIEAKALRKLKHPSRSDKLRSFIDTL; this is encoded by the coding sequence ATGCCCAGTTCAAAGAAGCCTGCCGTGTCCGCCAGCCACCCCGCTGCTAAAAAACCGTTGAAGGCGACCATTGCACCCTCAAGTGCAAAGGTAACCAAAGCGGGTGCCGCCGCCTCAAAGCCGGCTGCCGCAACGAAAGTGAAAACAGTGCCCACGACCAAATCGAATCCTTCCGCCGACCTGAAGAAGCCCGCTGCAACCGCCGTGGCCGCGACGCCAGCCGCACCCGCTCCAAAGAAAGTGGGCCGTCCGCCCAAGGCAGCCGCTGCTTCAGGCGCGGCCGCACCCGCTGCCACCGGCGCCAAGCGCGGCCGAAAGCCCAAGGCTGGCAACGAAGCACCCACGAGCGACGTCGACCTGTCGGACATCGAGGACGATCTGGCCGGTGAACCCGTCGTGACGTCGACCGAAGAAAAGGTCAAGCCACTGCGCATGAAGATCAGCAAGGCGAAAGAACGCGCCTTGATGAAGGAGTTCGGTCTCGACGAGACCGTGCTGTCTGAAGAAGATCTGGCCAAGCGCCGGTCGCGCCTCAAGACCCTGATCACGCTCGGCAAGACCCGCGGCTACCTGACGCACGGAGAAATCTCCGACCACTTGCCCGACAAGCTGGTCGACGCCGAAACGATGGAAGTCGTGGTCACCATGCTCAACGACATGGGCGTGGCGGTTTACGAGCAGACACCCGATGCCGAAACGCTGCTGCTGAACAACACGGCCCCGACTGCCGCGACCGTCGAAGAAGCCGAAGAAGAAGCCGAAGCTGCCCTTTCGACCGTCGACAGCGAATTCGGCCGCACGACCGACCCGGTTCGCATGTACATGCGCGAAATGGGCACCGTCGAACTGCTGACGCGTGAAGGCGAAATCGAAATCGCCAAGCGCATCGAAGGTGGCTTGATGGCGATGATGGAAGCGATTTCCGCATCGCCCGCCACCATCGCCGAAATCCTGCGGCTGGCCAACGAAATTCGTGCCGGCGTGGGCAAGGCCGTCATCACCACCTTCGTCGACGGTTTCTCGAACCCCAACGAGGCCGACGACTATGTGGCCGAAGAAGACTTCGACGAGTTCGATGCCGAAGACGACGACGACGGCAAAGGCGGCTCCAAGGCGCTGACCAAGAAGCTCGAAGAACTCAAGCGCGATGCGCTCGAACGCTTCGACCGCATGGCCACGATGTTCGAAAAGATCCACAAGATCTACGAAAAAGAAGGCTACGGCACGCCTTCGTATGTCAAGGCGCAAGCAGCCCTGAGCGAAGAGCTCATGACCATCCGTTTCACCGCAAAGACGATCGAAAAGCTGTGCGACATGGTGCGCAGTCAGGTCGACGATGTGCGGAAGAAAGAGCGCGAGCTGCGCCGCATCATCGTGGACAAGTGCGGCTTTCCGCAGGACGACTTCATTCGCGACTTCAGCGGCTACGACAAGAACGGCAACCGCGTTGCCTCGCACCTGCTGAACCAGAAATGGGTCGAGAAGCACGCCGCCTCCGGCAAGGCTTGGAGCGTGGTGCTCGCACGGAACATCCCACCGGTACAGGAACTGCAGCAAAAGCTCGCCGACATCCAGGCGCGCGTCGTGGTGCCTCTGCCTGAGCTGAAGGACATCAACAAGCGCATGAACGAGGGCGAATATTCGTCGCGCGCCGCCAAGAAGGAAATGATCGAAGCCAACTTGCGCCTCGTGATTTCCATCGCCAAGAAGTACACCAACCGCGGCCTGCAGTTCCTCGACTTGATCCAGGAAGGCAACATCGGCTTGATGAAGGCGGTCGACAAGTTCGAATACCGTCGCGGCTACAAATTCTCGACGTACGCGACCTGGTGGATTCGCCAGGCGATCACCCGCTCGATCGCCGACCAGGCACGCACCATCCGTATTCCGGTGCACATGATCGAGACGATCAACAAGATGAACCGCATCAGCAGGCAGCATTTGCAGGAGTTCGGCTTCGAGCCTGATGCGTCCATCCTGGCTGCCAAGATGGAGATCCCGGAAGACAAGATCCGCAAGATCATGAAGATCGCCAAAGAGCCGATCTCCATGGAAACGCCGATCGGCGACGATGACGATTCGCACCTGGGCGACTTCATCGAGGACAGCAGCAACACGGCGCCGATCGAGGCTGCCATGCAGGCGGGCCTGCGCGACGTGGTCAAGGACATCCTCGACTCGCTGACGCCACGCGAAGCCAAGGTGTTGCGCATGCGCTTCGGCATCGAGATGAGCACCGATCACACGCTCGAAGAAGTCGGCAAGCAGTTCGACGTGACGCGTGAGCGCATTCGCCAGATCGAAGCGAAAGCGTTGCGGAAGTTGAAGCACCCGAGCCGTTCGGACAAGCTGCGTTCGTTCATCGACACGCTCTGA